A stretch of Fulvia fulva chromosome 4, complete sequence DNA encodes these proteins:
- a CDS encoding MutS 4, producing the protein MDPRRRRPSTSHTTGSATNQQTTTSYLTTATGNQRTSYQKTSYETRPTTASTSTSNRLYGYNDTTTASVSRPRTGRRSTGRPGTAATARPRTGYSTLAVENQEIACAVAESRGVSPSVGLAFINLDTGEAVLSQLNDTQTYVKTVHKLIVYNPSHICMVQSAAHPKSKLFSVLEEEVLNGDDIESQITLLDRKYWNEGTGLEYIEQLAFHEDVESIKTAVTGNYFAVCCFAAALKYTELGMAKTFPLHSLRIKYEPADGSMMIDLSTIKSLELVQNLQMPKSRDCLFGLLNETQTPMGMRMLRSNILQPNTDAETLAGRYDAVEELSTKEQLFFSVRAGLKPFLDLDKILTQLILVPIQESLPDVQQSINNVIMLKHAVLLVKPVWEALTGARSPMLLTIQTNCASENTVTVQELINNTINEDTTYAKQPLDFRNQRTYAVKSGVNGLLDVARQTYKESMTDALQHISDLAEEHNLPLQTKFDNVRQFYLRLSADELQDRNLPAIFVNVYRKKDIIECQTMTLVKLSQKIGDAHNEVLLMSDQSVRDLIESVREHMFSLFRICESIAMLDMLTGFAHLVSIQNYVRPMIGESLAIRAGRHPIREKIHNTKFIPNDVYATEQTRFQVITGCNMSGKSTYIRSIALMTIMAQVGSFVPAQYAAFPIIRQFFARISLDDSIEANVSSFAAEMRETAFILRNIDPSSMVIIDELGRGTSTRDGIAIAIAIAEALVESKALVWFVTHFRDLAHIMSERAGVVSLHLAVDMSEQDRMEMLYRVAAGIVQEEHYGLKLARVVPLPRDIIEHAELVSMTLEKAMQKKKRDSIGVIKARRRKLLLNLKEHLKHAKNGSMDDETLRNWLKDLQKEFIVRMTALDDELKQATERGPDEDGGESTVEELDDVDDNRTASQGNTAEEVQPMRSFIDRNGLEHVDATTDAETDTGRSVFGDSSNQRLTTTS; encoded by the coding sequence ATGGATCCACGTCGCCGCCGACCGTCAACGTCGCACACGACAGGGTCGGCTACAAACCAACAAACAACCACCTCCTACCTGACGACCGCCACGGGCAATCAAAGAACATCGTATCAAAAGACTTCATACGAGACACGTCCCACCACTGCCAGCACCAGCACGTCAAATCGTCTTTACGGATACAATGATACCACGACAGCATCAGTGTCGCGCCCTCGCACTGGCCGGCGAAGTACTGGCAGACCAGGCACCGCCGCTACAGCAAGACCACGCACTGGCTACTCCACGCTTGCCGTCGAGAACCAAGAGATCGCTTGCGCTGTTGCCGAATCGCGAGGTGTCTCACCCTCGGTCGGTCTTGCGTTCATCAATCTCGACACCGGTGAAGCTGTCCTGAGCCAGCTGAACGACACGCAGACCTATGTCAAGACGGTGCACAAGCTCATCGTGTACAATCCATCGCACATCTGTATGGTGCAGTCGGCTGCCCATCCGAAGTCGAAATTGTTCTCGGTGCTTGAGGAAGAAGTGCTAAATGGGGATGACATCGAGAGCCAGATCACACTCCTGGATCGGAAGTATTGGAACGAAGGGACTGGTCTTGAATACATTGAACAACTCGCTTTTCATGAAGATGTCGAGTCGATCAAGACTGCCGTCACTGGCAACTACTTCGCAGTGTGCTGCTTTGCTGCAGCACTCAAGTATACTGAGCTGGGGATGGCGAAAACATTCCCTCTGCATTCCCTTCGCATCAAGTATGAGCCAGCTGACGGCTCTATGATGATTGACCTATCCACGATCAAGTCACTGGAGCTTGTGCAGAATCTACAAATGCCGAAGTCTCGTGACTGCCTCTTTGGACTCCTAAACGAGACACAGACGCCCATGGGCATGCGTATGCTCCGAAGCAACATCCTGCAGCCAAACACGGATGCAGAAACGCTGGCCGGCCGATACGATGCGGTTGAAGAACTCAGCACTAAAGAACAGTTGTTCTTCTCTGTTCGGGCGGGCCTGAAACCATTCCTTGACCTGGACAAGATTTTGACTCAGCTCATTCTTGTCCCGATCCAGGAGAGTCTGCCAGACGTGCAGCAAAGCATCAACAATGTCATTATGCTCAAGCACGCTGTTCTATTGGTGAAGCCTGTCTGGGAGGCACTGACGGGTGCACGTTCTCCGATGCTACTGACCATCCAGACCAATTGTGCATCGGAGAACACAGTTACCGTCCAGGAGCTTATCAACAACACGATCAACGAAGATACAACCTACGCCAAGCAACCTCTGGACTTTCGCAACCAGCGCACGTATGCCGTCAAGTCTGGTGTCAACGGTTTGCTCGATGTGGCTCGTCAGACGTATAAGGAGTCAATGACCGATGCTTTGCAGCATATCAGTGACCTTGCTGAGGAACACAACTTGCCTCTGCAGACCAAGTTCGACAACGTGCGCCAATTCTATCTCCGGCTATCAGCAGACGAGCTCCAAGACCGCAATCTACCTGCCATCTTCGTCAACGTGTACCGCAAGAAAGACATCATTGAGTGCCAGACCATGACCCTCGTAAAACTGAGCCAGAAGATCGGTGACGCTCACAACGAAGTCCTCCTCATGAGCGATCAGTCTGTCAGAGACTTGATCGAAAGCGTCCGAGAGCACATGTTCAGCCTCTTCCGGATCTGCGAGAGTATCGCTATGCTCGACATGCTCACTGGCTTTGCCCATCTTGTCTCAATTCAGAATTACGTACGACCCATGATCGGCGAATCACTCGCCATTCGAGCTGGTCGTCATCCTATCCGCGAGAAGATTCACAACACCAAGTTCATCCCAAACGATGTGTACGCCACCGAGCAGACCCGCTTCCAGGTCATCACCGGCTGCAACATGAGTGGCAAGAGCACCTACATCCGTTCAATCGCGCTCATGACCATTATGGCACAGGTTGGTAGCTTCGTGCCAGCCCAATACGCAGCGTTCCCAATCATCCGGCAATTTTTCGCACGGATCTCGCTGGATGACAGTATCGAAGCCAATGTCTCTTCCTTCGCAGCGGAAATGCGGGAGACAGCCTTCATCCTGCGTAACATTGATCCGTCAAGCATGGTCATCATCGACGAGTTGGGTCGAGGCACAAGTACTCGTGATGGCATTGCCATTGCTATCGCCATAGCCGAGGCATTGGTCGAAAGCAAAGCACTCGTCTGGTTCGTCACACACTTTCGCGATCTGGCGCACATCATGTCCGAACGCGCTGGAGTCGTAAGCCTACATCTTGCAGTCGACATGAGCGAGCAAGACCGTATGGAGATGCTGTATCGCGTTGCGGCTGGTATAGTGCAAGAAGAGCACTACGGCCTCAAGCTTGCGAGGGTGGTGCCACTGCCGCGAGATATCATCGAACATGCTGAGCTTGTTTCGATGACTCTAGAGAAGGCGATGCAGAAGAAGAAGCGGGACTCAATCGGTGTAATCAAGGCGAGAAGGAGGAAGCTGCTGCTAAATCTGAAGGAGCATCTTAAGCATGCCAAGAATGGGTCGATGGATGATGAGACGCTGAGGAACTGGTTGAAGGATTTGCAGAAGGAGTTTATTGTGAGGATGACGGCTCTTGATGATGAGCTGAAGCAAGCCACGGAGCGTGGACCAGACGAGGATGGAGGAGAAAGTACGGTTGAAGAGCTCGACGATGTCGACGACAACAGGACGGCATCGCAGGGCAATACTGCAGAGGAGGTGCAGCCGATGCGGTCTTTCATTGACCGCAACGGCCTGGAGCATGTCGACGCCACGACAGATGCAGAGACTGACACTGGACGAAGTGTCTTCGGCGATAGCTCAAATCAGAGGCTCACA